Proteins from one Cicer arietinum cultivar CDC Frontier isolate Library 1 chromosome 3, Cicar.CDCFrontier_v2.0, whole genome shotgun sequence genomic window:
- the LOC101490784 gene encoding LOW QUALITY PROTEIN: cell number regulator 6 (The sequence of the model RefSeq protein was modified relative to this genomic sequence to represent the inferred CDS: inserted 1 base in 1 codon), whose protein sequence is MGDRKSRYVKLTKDKEQSPFQDITPGELNQPIDVPQLNARRCMECGQVLPETYQPPADEDWTTGICGCIDDIDSCWTGLFCPCVLFGRNIEALRDDIPWTNGCVCHAMCVEGGIALAVATAFFNGIDPETSFLIAEGLFFTWWMCGIYTGLFRQALQKKYHLKDSPCDPCMVHCCMHWCAICQEHREMKNHLSENMTQXETIVNPPPLQEINSDLNKESTLSPKSSSTKDEHNNLEMQPI, encoded by the exons ATGGGAGACAGAAAGTCAAGATATGTGAAGTTGACCAAAGATAAAGAACAATCTCCATTTCAGGATATTACTCCTGGAGAGCTTAACCAACCTATTGATGTTCCACAa tTAAATGCTCGTAGATGTATGGAATGTGGACAAGTTTTACCTGAAACCTACCAACCCCCAGCTGATGAAGATTGGACAACCGGAATTTGTGGTTGCATCGATGATATTGATAGCT GTTGGACAGGACTGTTCTGTCCATGTGTTCTATTTGGAAGAAACATTGAAGCATTGAGAGATGACATTCCATGGACAAATGGATGTGTATGTCATGCAATGTGTGTAGAAGGTGGAATAGCACTTGCAGTGGCAACAGCATTTTTCAATGGAATTGATCCTGAAACATCATTTCTCATTGCTGAAGGTCTTTTCTTCACTTGGTGGATGTGTGGTATTTATACTGGTCTCTTTCGTCAAGCTCTTCAAAAGAAATATCATCTTAag gACTCACCATGTGATCCTTGTATGGTGCATTGCTGCATGCATTGGTGTGCTATATGCCAAGAGCATCGAGAAATGAAGAACCATTTATCTGAGAACATGACAC ATGAAACCATTGTCAATCCCCCACCACTTCAAGAGATTAATTCTGATTTGAACAAGGAGTCCACATTGTCACCAAAGTCTTCTTCTACAAAGGATGAACATAACAATTTGGAAATGCAACCTATTTAG
- the LOC140919783 gene encoding zinc finger BED domain-containing protein RICESLEEPER 2-like, whose amino-acid sequence MGISMKSKYDKYWGNVDGINVLLLIVVVLDSTCKFGYVYYFLDYFFDVDGDTLKMKLSSSLKSIYREYEGREEGSQSIGESQPEEDDNDIHGMGFYKKSIGQRINPKSGLDKYLVEECEPYFVEFDILNWRKVNSTRFPILSSVAREVLDPHRSNLAPTTVEVLVCTQDWLKMISFLKSI is encoded by the coding sequence ATGGGGATTAGTATGAAGAGTAAATATGACAAGTATTGGGGCAACGTTGATGGAATAAACGTGTTGTTACTCATTGTTGTTGTATTGGACTCAACTTGCAAATTTGGATATGTATACTACTttcttgattatttttttgatgTAGATGGTGATAcattgaagatgaaattgtCATCTTCCTTGAAATCAATTTATCGAGAATATGAAGGTAGGGAGGAAGGTTCTCAAAGTATAGGAGAATCACAACCAGAGGAAGATGATAATGATATACATGGTATGGGCTTCTACAAAAAATCAATTGGGCAAAGAATTAATCCTAAGTCTGGGCTTGATAAATACCTTGTTGAAGAGTGTGAACCTTATTTTGTCGAGTTTGACATTCTGAATTGGCGAAAAGTCAACTCAACTAGATTCCCCATCCTTTCAAGTGTTGCTCGTGAGGTGTTGGATCCTCATCGTAGTAATCTTGCACCTACGACAGTGGAAGTGCTTGTTTGCACTCAAGATTGGCTGAAAATGATCTCCTTTCTCAAATCTATTTGA
- the LOC105852877 gene encoding zinc finger BED domain-containing protein RICESLEEPER 2-like encodes MAKCHYCGNLIEFKDETSAMTMHLKRCKEHPDNQELKRQKTQRDELGVVSSPHSTFDQEACQLELVKMFVGAELPFQFVENVFFRNFVNVLQPQFDIPPRCTLRRAICSLFHAERESLKILISKHRGRVCLTTDTWTSIQNLSYMNLTAHFIDKKWNLHKRILNFCKITSHTEEFMAKEVETCLNAWELNRVFSITIENASSNDVEIKFMKKWMNARNCLLLNGESIHMWCCAHILSLIVKEGLKDEDISITRIRKAVKYVRLSPSRLARFKGCVERENFFYKEIVDAKYVKELSKDKGHGVPLSKDWDFANMVLPFLKIFYMLLCVSTMMQA; translated from the exons ATGGCCAAATGTCATTATTGTGGAAACTTGATTGAATTCAAGGACGAGACAAGTGCTATGACTATGCATCTGAAAAGATGTAAGGAGCATCCTGATAATCAAGAACTCAAAAGGCAAAAAACACAAAGGGATGAATTAGGTGTTGTCTCTTCACCTCATTCAACGTTTGACCAAGAGGCATGTCAATTGGAACTTGTGAAGATGTTTGTGGGAGCAGAGCTTCCTTTTCAATTTGTGGAGAATGTGTTTTTTCGAAACTTTGTGAATGTCTTACAACCACAGTTTGATATTCCACCCCGCTGTACATTAAGGCGTGCTATTTGTTCACTTTTTCATGCGGAGAGAGAAAgccttaaaattttaatctcaaAACATCGTGGGAGGGTTTGTCTTACGACAGACACATGGACTTCTATCCAAAATCTAAGCTACATGAATCTAACTGCACATTTCATTGATAAAAAATGGAATTTGCATAAGAGAAtcttgaatttttgtaaaatcacAAGCCATACAGAAGAGTTCATGGCTAAGGAAGTCGAGACATGTTTAAATGCTTGGGAGTTGAATCGTGTCTTTAGCATAACAATTGAAAATGCATCGTCTAATGACGtcgaaattaaatttatgaagaAGTGGATGAATGCAAGGAACTGTTTGCTCTTGAACGGAGAATCTATCCATATGTGGTGTTGTGCACATATCTTGAGTTTGATTGTAAAGGAAGGTTTAAAAGATGAGGACATTTCTATCACAAGAATCCGGAAAGCAGTCAAGTATGTGAGATTGTCTCCTTCAAGATTGGCAAGGTTTAAGGGATGCGTTGAAagagagaattttttttataaag AAATTGTCGATGCTAAGTATGTCAAAGAACTATCTAAGGATAAAGGCCATGGAGTACCTCTATCCAAGGATTGGGACTTTGCTAATATGGTGCTTCCCTTTTTGAAGATTTTCTATATGCTACTATGCGTGAGCACAATGATGCAAGCATAA